Proteins found in one Synechococcus sp. LA31 genomic segment:
- a CDS encoding RluA family pseudouridine synthase has translation MPDSLDPNWIVHQQGDLLVFNKPAGLLSQPGLGPELADSLISRVQACWPQALLVHRLDRDTSGLILVALTSALHRALSGLFAERQVQKRYVADVHGVPDAAEGLIELPIAKRQHRPPLYGVDPAGKPSCTVWQCLDTAADVSRLALEPRTGRSHQLRVHLQALGHPILGDPLYGPLDAPLPSTRLHLHAAGLSLVHPASGQRLVVEAPIPFQLPAP, from the coding sequence ATGCCGGACTCCCTCGATCCCAATTGGATCGTGCACCAGCAAGGTGATTTGCTGGTGTTCAACAAGCCGGCCGGCTTGCTCAGCCAGCCAGGGCTGGGCCCCGAGCTCGCCGATTCGCTGATCAGCCGCGTGCAGGCCTGCTGGCCCCAGGCGCTCCTGGTGCATCGCCTCGACCGCGATACCTCGGGCCTGATCCTGGTGGCGCTCACGTCAGCGCTGCATCGGGCCTTGAGCGGACTGTTTGCTGAGCGCCAGGTGCAGAAGCGCTACGTGGCGGATGTGCACGGTGTGCCGGATGCCGCCGAGGGGCTGATCGAGCTGCCCATCGCCAAGCGCCAGCATCGCCCCCCGCTTTATGGCGTTGATCCGGCGGGCAAGCCAAGCTGCACCGTCTGGCAATGCTTGGACACTGCAGCCGACGTGAGCCGCCTGGCGCTGGAGCCCCGCACCGGCCGCTCCCACCAGCTGCGGGTGCATCTCCAAGCCCTAGGACATCCGATCTTGGGGGACCCGCTCTATGGGCCGTTGGATGCCCCACTGCCCAGCACACGCCTGCATTTGCATGCAGCCGGATTGAGCTTGGTGCATCCCGCCAGCGGCCAGCGGTTGGTGGTTGAAGCTCCCATCCCCTTTCAGCTCCCAGCCCCATGA